Genomic DNA from Desulfuromonas versatilis:
GGATCCTCGATGACCTGGGGAATGGGCCGGCAGCGGCGCATCACGTCGACGTGCCCGCTGACGCACTGGGCGTAGTAATCGAAGTTGGAGCAGGAAGCCAGCCCGGCCAGGGAAAATCCGGAGAAGGCAAGTATGAAAAGGATCGTTCGACGTCTCATAGCCTTTAAAATAGCACAGGGTCAAAACTTTTGAGAATCCGGAAGGCACAGTTCCAGAAGTTCTCCTGACTCCTGACTCCCCAAAAGCTTTTCACCCCGTTTGCAGAATCACCAGCGGCCCGTCGGGCACCACCGCCCAGCGGGCGCCCTGGCCGAAGCGCCAGAGCAGTTCCTCCACCGCGGTCTCGATGGAGCTGACCGGATGGAAGTGGAAGCGCCGCAGGGTTTCGGCATCGATCCCCCGGGTGTAAATCCAGATATCGTTTTTCAGCATGACCTGGTAGGTCTCCTGGGCGCACCACTGATCGGGGATGAAGAACTCCTTGCGCATCAGCTTGCCGATGAACTCCGCGGGGGTGGTGGCATGCTCGAAGACCTCCCGGTATTCCTCGCTGCCGAAGCCCTCGAGGCACTCGGTGGCGATGAGAATCACCCCGCCCTCTCGGGTGGCCCCGGCCACTCCCGAGATCCCCTTGGAGGTCTGGTAGAGGTTGCAGTCCAAAGGCGCGCCGGCGTTGGTGGTGACCACGAAATCCAGGGGCGCGTCGAGGGTCCGCACGCAGAAGCGGGAGAGAAATTCCACCCCCCGCAGGTGGGCCTGCACGGGATGCCCGGCGAACACCCCGGTCAGGCGCTTGGCCGTGTCGAGGGTGACGTTGACGATGAAGTCCGCCCCGGCCTGCTCCATGATCGCCAGGGCCGCCTCGTGAAAGGGGTTGCCGTCGAGCACCCCGTAGCGGGTCCCGGGGTGGGCGACCATCTCGGGGCCGTGCATGTACTCCAGGGTCCGCAGCGAGGAGATGCCGGGCAGGATCGACTTGCGCCCGCCGGAGAAGCCGGCCCACATGTGCGGCTCGATGAAGCCGGTGAGGATCTTCAGGTCGGCGTCGACGTAATGCCGGTTCACGTAGGCCGGCACTCCGTCGCCGATCAGCCCGACCTGCACCATGTCCGCGTCGCGCTTGGAGAAATGGTTGATAATCCGATACCCGGCGGCGACCTCGGGTCCGACCAGCCGCTCGAGCTCGGCCCCCTCGTTGGGGCGATGAATCCCCGTGGCCACCAGGATGGTGATCGCCTCGCGGCGGATGCCGGCGGCTTCCAGGTCGGCCAGAATCGGCGGCAGGATCAGGGAGTTGGGCACCGGGCGGGTAATGTCGCTGATGACGATCACCGCGTCCCTGCGCCCCCGGGCCAGCCGGGTCAGCGGCGGCGAGTCGATGGGCGCCGCAAGCGCCGAGCGCACCGCCGCGGCGCCATCGTCCAGGGGCGAAGCCTCGGCCGGGGTCAGCACCCCTTGAAAGTTGGGGGTTTCCGGAAGTCGCAGCGGCAACCCCTCGGTGCCGTACTTGAGCCTGACATCCATCATGGGCACCTCCCTTTGTCGATTCCTCCCAGTATAACCGGAATCCTGGGATATGGATCAGGAGGAAAGTCGGGGCTTATCCGAAAAAAAGGAACGATTATTGCATTAACATTTTCACAGACTGCAACCTGGAACTTCACGGATGACGGCATGGCTACCGAACCGACCACCAGCTCCCTGAGCGAAACTTACCTGTCCCTGGAACAGCCCGCGCTGCGCAATGCCCGCGCCGAGGCCCTGCCGACGACGGACTCCCGGCGCGTCCCCAACCCCAGCCCGGCCGCCGAGGGCAAGGACAGCGTGGTGCTCAGCGAAAAGGCCCGGGTGCTCAGCGAATTGACCGCCCGGGACCGGGAAGTGCGAGCCCACGAGGCCGCCCATGCCGCCGTGGGCGGTCAGTATGCGGGCGCCCCCTCCTACACCTACCAGAGTGGGCCCGACGGGCGACGCTACGCCATCGGCGGCGAGGTGCAGATCGACACCTCGCCGGTGCCCGGCGATCCCCAGGCCACCCTGGAGAAGTCCCGGGTCATCCGCGCTGCGGCCCTGGCCCCCGCCCAACCTTCTTCGGCGGACCGGGCCATCGCCGCCAGGGCCGCCGCCATGGCGGTCCAGGCCCGCTCGGAGCTGGCCGCGGAAGCTGAGGGCTCCTCCTCGGCTGCGGACCGCTCTGCCCCGGCGGACCAACCGACGAACGCTCCTCAGCCCACCGCGGCTGCCACAGATTCCCTGCCGGGCAGGATTCTGGACATCCGCGCCTGAACCTCACCTTCCCCTATTCATTGAGCGCCCAGTCGTAATCATCGGCGAAACCGCCGCTGTGGTCGCGCAGCCTCTCGCCCAGGGGCGGGTCGGCAAAACCTATCAGGTGCTGCAGCACCCCCTGGACGCTGCCGCCGAAATCGACCTGGAACCACTCGTAGATGGACGAGACGACCAGTCTCTCCCCCTCCAGGCGCACCCCCCGCGGATGATTGACGTAGGCCCGGGCCCCCTCCTCGAGCAGGCGCTCCAGGTTGGCGGCGGAAAACGGGCGCGGCTGCAGATTGGGACACCCCAGGCTCGCGCAGTTCAGGGCATAATGGACCCGGTTGTCGACGAACACCGGGCGCAGGATGCGGTGCTCGATGTCGTTCAGCGAGAGCCGCTCGCCCTCGATCAGCAGCAGTTGCGCATCCCAGGGGCCATCGCTGAAAAATCCCGGGGAGATATCGATGTCCCGGATGCTGTCCACCGGGTAGTGGTCGAGGACCACCTTGACGGTCAGCGCGTTATAGAGGTTGATCCAGTAAGCCTTCTGTTCTTCGCGGTTGAGCGTGGAGACGGCGACCTGCTGCAGGTGCTCCAGGTAGGAGGCGAGCCCCTGGCGATCCTCTTCGCTTACTTCCCGGTAGCGCAGGCGGTGGATCCCCGAGGGGTGGTCGGTCACCAGGTAGCGCTTGAGAAAACCGCCCCAGGCCGCATGGTTGACCCGCTGGTTGCTGGCCGGGTCATGGGCCTGCCAGCGCGGCCAGAGCTCGGGCCTGGGAGCGGCGGGAGCATCCGGGACGGCCATCAGCAGCAACCCTGCCGCCAGCAGGGCAAGCCACAGCGATCTTGCAGTGATCATCAGCACCTCCTGCGGTTTTCATCCTTCTAACATCATAGCAGATCATCGCTTCATTCCCGGGCTTTCGAAAAAACCCTCCCCTCCCCCGGTCGCTGCCGGCCGAGGAGACAAGTTAAATTTTTCTACTATACTTAGGAAAATCCTTCGTCACGCTTGGGGAGGCCTGCCATGAGAAAAAATCCACTATGGTTCCTGGCTTTTGTCGTCTTCATGCTGTTCATTTTGAGCGGTATGCTCAAATAACCCGCCATCTCAACCCCCAAAAAAGAAGGGCCGACCCCATCGGGCCGACCCTTCGCAAACGCCTGCGTCCCGGATTCCCCGCTCAGGGGAGGGACTTCAGGTAGTCGAGCGCCTGGCGCAGGGCCTGCCCGCGGTGGCTGATGCGGTTCTTGATCTCCAGGGGCAGCTCGGCCATGGTTTTGCCGTACTCGGGAACCAGGAACAGCGGGTCGTAGCCGAAACCGCCCGCTCCCCGGGCAGCATCGAGCAAAACCCCCTGCACCCGGCCGTGAAACAGCCGGCAGTCCCCATCGGGGCCGCACAGGGCCATGGCGCAGAAAAAAGCCCCCTGGCGCTTTTCCGCAGGGACCCCGGCCAGCTCATCGAGCAGGCGGCGGTTGTTGTCGGCGTCGCTGGCCTGCTCCCCGGCATAGCGAGCGGAGTAGACGCCGGGAGCGCCGCCGAGGGCCTCGACCACCAGCCCCGAGTCGTCGGCCAGGGTCAGGCGACCGGTGGCGGCGCAAACCTCCCGGGCCTTCTTGGAGGCGTTGGCCTCGAAGGAGTCGCCGTCCTCGACGACCTCGGGCAGCTCCGGGAAGGCGTCCAGCCCCTTGACCATTATGCCGCTGTCCTCCAGAAGTCGGCGGATCTCCTTGAGCTTGCCCTGGTTGCGGGTTGCGACCACCAGCTCCATGCTCAATCCTCCAGGGCCAGGCGCTGCAGCGCGCTCAACTCGCGGCAGCCGCTCAGGGCCAAATCGCGCAGGGCGTCGAGCTCCTCGCCGCTAAAGGGCTCCTCTTCGGCGGTCCCCTGTACCTCCACGAAGCGCCCGGAGGCGGTGACGACGAAATTCATGTCCACCGAGGCGCGAAAGTCCTCGTCGTAGTTCAGATCCAGCGCCGGCTGACCGTCGACGATCCCGACGCTGACCGCCGCCACCCCCTCCTTGATCGGCGAGGCGGCGATCAGGCCCTTGGCCAGCAGGCCGCGGACGGCATCGGCCAGCGCCACGTAGGCGCCGGTGATAGAGGCGGTGCGGGTGCCGCCGTCGGCCTGGATCACGTCGCAATCGAGCTTGATGGTCCGCTCGCCGAGGGCTTCGAGATCGATCACCGCACGCAGGGCCCGGCCGATCAGCCGCTGGATCTCGTGGGTGCGGCCGCCGACCTTGCCACGGGTCGATTCCCGGGGGGAACGAGAATGGGTGGCCCGGGGCAGCATGGCATATTCGGCGGTCACCCAGCCGCGCCCCTCCCCCTTCATGAAGGGCGGCACCCCCTCCTCGACGGTGGCGTTGCACAGCACCCGGGTATCCCCGAAGGAAACCAGCACCGAACCCTCGGCGTAGCGGGTGAAGCCTCGTTCGAATTCGATACGGCGCAGCTGATCGGCGGCGCGGCCGTCTTTGCGTGTTGCAGCGGGTAGTGTCACTGAGCTGTCTCCTTTAGTTCTTCGGCAAAATTGCGCACCCCCTGGAACAGGGCGGCGGCCAGCCGCTCCTGCCCCTCGGGGCTGCTCAGCAGGGCCTGGTCGGCGGCGTTGGTCAGGTAACCCATCTCCACCAGGACGGTCGGCAGGTTGCCCCGCCCCAGGGGCAGCAGCGGCGCCTGGTAGATGCCGGCCACCTCCAGCCCCTGCCCGTTGAAGGCGTCGCGCAGGCGGCGGGCCAGGCGCATGCTGTCCCCCTGGGCGCCCGGCACGGTCTGCCCGGCGAATTCCTCCTGGGGCCGGATGACCAGGTTGATCCCCTGGGGCTGCCCGCTCAGGGCCGCCTGGGCATGCAGCTGGATGAGGGCGTCGACATCGGTCTTTGCGGCGGCCTCGAGCCGCTGCTGGGTGCTCAGGGAGTAGTCGCCGTCGCGGGAGAGGTAAACCGGGATGCCCATGTTCATCTTGAGCAGTTTTTCCAGCCGCTTGGCCACCCCCAGGGCGATATCCTTCTCCTTGACGGCGCCGATCCCCAGGGCGCCGGTTTCCTGCCCGCCGTGCCCGGGATCGATGGCCACCGCCCGCAGGGGGGCGGCGGTTCCGGCGCCCTTTTTGCGCAGCAGCAGGGCGAAGAGCTGGTCGAGGGGGGTCTGCTCCTCCACCAGGGTTTCGGTCTGGGGATTGAGGTTGCGGTAGTACACCGACTGGGTCAGCAGGTTGGGGAAATGAACGGTCAGAAAATCTTCCGAAATCCTCAGCCGGCCGTCGATGAAGCGGGGCGGGTGTTCCAGGGGGATGAACCGCTCGGTCAGCCGCAGGTAGTTGCTGCCGGGCGAGATCCGTGCGTTCCCGAAGGGGGTCTTGATGGTGTAGACATGGTCGACCGAGTCCCATTTCCCCGAGAGCTGCAGGGCCGCAAGCACTTCGTCCACGGGCAGAAAGGCGACCCCGTCGCGCATGTAGACTTCATTGATGGTGACCGGCGCCTGGTTGCCCAGGGCCAGCTCCACCACCGCCGCGGCCGGACTGGCCAGCAGCAGCAAAAGCAGCGATACCCAAAAAGAACGCAGCATTCTCACCTCGCGCAACACAGGCGCACTTTATACCCCAGGGCTCCGCCCCCTGTCAACGCGGCCGCCCCGGGAGCCATCAGCGGTTTCTGACCAGGCGGCGGGCCCGCGTCAAGGGCCTGCCGAGAACCTTGAGCAGGCGCCGGGTGAGATCTTTCTCCAGGGCCCGCTGAGCGCTCAGGCTCCCCTCCTCGCCGGGGATCTGTCCCCCGGCGATCATGCCGTGGCCGCCGGCGGTGCCCAGGCCGTCGACCACGGTGCGCATCACGTCGCCGGCGTGGATCCGGTGCGACAGGGTGCGGAAGGAGAGAATCCCCGTCCCGTGAAACCTCGCCATGCCGAGCACCACGCGGATGTCGTCGGCGCGCAGCAGGAAATCGGCCATCTCGGCCACCATGTCGGGGTTGTCGATGTCGTACAGGTTGAACACCAGCACGTCCCCGTAGGTGCGCGCATTGGAGATGGCCTTGCAGAAATAGAGAAAATAATCCCGCGGCACCGGGGGGTGGATGATCTCGAACAGGATGTGGTTGTTCACCAGCGGCAGCAGGTGCAGGTAGGCCTCGCGGTCGGCCCGGCACCAGTCGCGGCCGAGGTCCTGGGTCTCGGACTTGATGGCATAGAACAGGATGGTGGCCAGCCGGGTGCTGATGGAGACCTTCTGCGCCTGCAGGTATTCGAAGAGGATGGTGGCCGAGGCGCCGTAATCCTCGCGGATGTCGGTCCAGCGGCAGGTGCGGCAGATGTCCCGCGCCTGGTGATGGTCGATCACCAGGTGCACGTCCCGCTCGGCGGGGAAGGAGTTGTTGCCGGTGCCGGGCTGGGTGTCGACCATGCAGACCACCTTGTACTGGTTGAGGTCCAGGGTATCCAGCGGCACCGCCTGGATCTCGAGCTTTTCCACCATGACGCGGTTCTCGCCCCGCCCGATCACCCCGCCGAAGGCGATGGTCGCCTCCTGGCCGGTCTTGACCAGGACCAGGTGTTTCAGGGCCATGGCCGAGGCCAGGGAGTCGGGATCCGGGTTGTCGTGCGCCACGATCAGCACCCGCCCCTTGCCACGCATCCACTCGATGAATTTCTCTGAGAATTCGCTGGACCAGGTCAGATCCGTCGGCATCCTTTACCCTCCCTCATGATCATTGCAGCAGCCTAACCGCTCCAAAACTGACCGCACCGCCTGTTCGGGGGTGTCGCAATAAACCGCGCCCGGCAGCCCGGGCCAGCTGCCCAGGGCCGCGACGGGACGTTCGAGCTTGAGGCCGATGGCCATCTCGGACAGCGTGCCGAACTCACCCTCGACGGCGATCAGCGCCCGGGCGGTGTGGGCGATGATGACGTTGCGCGCATGGCCCATGTTGGTGGGCACCGCCAGGGTTACCCAGGGGTTGGCCTGCTCGGCCCCGGCGCCTGGCAGAATCCCGAGGGTCTCGCCGCCGGCCTCGACGCAGCCCCGGCAGGCCGCCTCCATGACCCCGCCGAGCCCGCCGCAGACCAGCACCGCCCCGGCCTCGGCGATCCGCCGGCCGACCTCGCGGGCGGCGGCGTAGCCCTGCTCGCTGGGGTTCGCCGCGCCGATCACGCCGATGATAAGGCGGGGCTTGGGGTTCGCGGTTCGACGTTCCATGTTGGAAAAACCTTGGTTAAAAGGGCTTTGGGCCGCGTCGGATCCGACGGATCGGTCGGATCGGACGCGGCCAAGCCCTGGCAGAATGGGTCGGATCGGACGCGGCCAAGCCTTGCCAAAATCCGTCGGATCGGACGCCGCCCGAGCGGTTCAAAGCCTTCGCGCGTAACGTTTCAACAGCAGGCTGTTGGTTACCACCGAGACGCTGGAGAAGGCCATGGCCAGCCCGGCGAATTCGGGTTTGAGCACGATGCCGAAGGCCGGGAACAGCACCCCGGCGGCCACGGGGATGCCGACCACGTTGTAGACAAAAGCCCAGAACAGGTTCTGCTTGATCTTGACCAAAGTTTTGCGCCCCAGGCGGATGCCCCGCTCGACGTCGCGGATGTCGCCCTTGACCAGGATGATGTCGCCGGTCTCCTTGGCGACGTCGGTGCCGCTGCCGATGGCGATGCCGATGTCGGCCTGGGCCAGGGCCGGGGCATCGTTGATGCCGTCGCCGACCATGCCGACAAAATGCCCCTGCTGCTGGTAACCGCGCACCACCTCGAGCTTGTCGCCGGGCAGCACCTCGGCCTCGACCCCGTCCAGGCCGAGCTGGCCGGCCACGGCGGCGGCGGCCGCCCGCCGGTCGCCGGTGATCATGACCGTCTTCAGGCCCAGGGCACGCAGCCGCTCGATGGTATCGGCGGCGTTCTCCTTGAGGGTGTCGGCCAGGGCCACCACCCCCAGGGGAGCGCCTTCCCGGGCGATGTAGACCAGGGATTTGCCCTGGCCGGCAAGCTGCTCGGCGGGAGCGGCGAAGGCGGCGACATCCACCCCTTCGCGCTCCATGAGCCGGTGGCTGCCGGCCAACACCCGCTCGCCCTCCAGGGTGCAGATCAACCCGTGGCCGCCGACCTCCTCGACGCCGCTCACCGCCGGCGGGGCGAGCCCGTCTTCCTCGGCCCGGCGCACCACGGCGCGGGCCAGGGGGTGACTGCTCGCCGCCTCGGCCGCGGCCGCGATCCGCAGCAGCTCATCTTCCGCGACCCCGGAGGCGGGGTGCAGATCAGTCACCGAAAACTCGCCGCGGGTCAGGGTGCCGGTCTTGTCGAGCAGGACCACCTGCAGGCGCGAGATGTTCTCCAGCACCGAGGCGCGCTTGAAGAGGATGCCGGCGGAAAGCCCGACGGCGCTGCCGACCATGATCGCGGTGGGGGTGGCCAGCCCCAGGGCGCAGGGGCAGGCGATCACCAGCACGGCGATGGCCATCTTGAAGGCGAACAGGAACTCGGCGCCGAACATCCCGTACCAGGCGACAAAGGTCAGCAGCGCCACCCCCACCACCGCCGGCACGAACCAGTTGGAAACCGCATCGGCCAGCCGCTGGATGGGCGCCTTGTCCCCCTGCGCCTCCTCGACCATGCGCACGATCTGGGCGAGCACCGTCTCTTCGCCGACCCGGGTGGCCTTGACCAGCAGGCGCCCGGTCCGGTTGAGGGTCGCGCCGGTGACCGGCGAGCCGGACTCCTTGTCCACGGGGACCGACTCGCCGGTCACCATCGACTCGTCGACGGCCGACTCGCCCTCGACCACCTCGCCGTCCACCGGCACCTTCTCCCCGGGGCGCACCACCACCAGGTCGCCGACCTGCACCCGGCTGGCGGGCACCTCCTGCTCCTTGCCGTCGACCAGCAGCAGCGCCCGGTCGGCCTGCAGCTGCAGCAGCTTCTTCAGCGCCTGGCTGGCCTTGCCCTTGGCCCGGGCCTCGAGCCACTTGCCGAAGCGGATGAAGGTGATGAGCATGGCGCTGGTTTCGAAGAACACCTCGCCGCCCACCCCGAACAGGTGGAACAGGGCCAATACCGAGTAGCCGTAGGCGGCGCTGATCCCCATGGCCACCAGCACGTCCATGTTGGCCGCGCGGTTTTTCAGGGATTTCCAGGCGCCCCGGTAAAAGGTCAGCCCGGCGGAGAACTGCACGATGGTGGCGAGCAGGGCGTTGAGGTAACCCGTAGCGGCGCCGAAGGGCCCGGTCCACATCAGCGGCATGATCGGCAGCGACAGGGCCGCCGCGAAGATCAGCCAGTTGCGCTGGATGCGGGCCTCGCCGGCCTCCTCGGCGGCGTCGCGAGAGACCAGCGGCGTGTAGCCGGCGTCTTCGACCGCCTGAAAGATCGCCTCGCGGTCGAGGCGCCGGGGGTCGAACTCGACGCTGCCGGTATCCTCGGCAAAATTGATCCGCACCGAGCGCATCCCCTCGAGGGCCCCGAGCTTCTTCTCGATGGTGCCGGCGCAGCTGGCGCAGTGCATACCGCGGATGGCGAAGCTGAGCTTGCCGTCGCTGCCGCCGGCGCCGGTTTGCCGGGCCCGGTAGCCCAGGTCCTCCACTTTGTGCAGGATATCCGGGATCTGCAGTCGAGCCGGGTCGAATTCCACCGCGAGCTTCTCGGCGGCGAAATTGACCGAGGCGGAAACCACCCCCGGCATACCGGCGACCCCTTTTTCGATGGTGTTGGCGCAGTTGGCGCAGGTCATCCCCTTGAGCAGCAGGGTGGCCCGCCGGCTCGCCACCGGCGAGGCGGCCGGCGTCGGTTTCGGTGATGGTGGGGCGGGGGCCTCGTCCGGCGCATCCTCGGCCACCCTGAAGCCCGCCGCGACAATGGCCGCCTCGACCTGCGCCCGATCGAGGCGCGCCTGGTCGAAACGCACCAGGGCCTGCCTCTGCTCCAGGGAAACCTCGGCACTCTCGACCCCACCAAGGACCTGCAGGGCCTCGGTGAGCTTGCGCACGCATTTCTGGCAGGACATTCCCTGGACGGGCAGGACAATCTGTTCCACGGACACGCTATTCTCTCCCGAGAGGACTAGCCGACCCCGATCAGCTTGAGAAACCCTGGGGTGTGGCGGATCGGGTCAAAGTCGGGGTCGGTGCGGGCGTCATCGATGAAATGCCGATCGAGCTTCGAGGCCTTGCGCAGCGCCTTGAGCGCCCCCTCCGCGTCCCCCTTGCGGGCCAGGGCGCAGGCCCGGTTGTAATACGCCAGGGGGTAGCGGGCGGTGCGCTTGATGATGGCGTCGAAGCAGGCCAGGGCGTCGTCGAGCCGCCCCAGGTCGATGAGCACGTTCCCCTTGTTGTTGAGGGTGTAGATCGAGTCGGGGTCCCGCGCCAGGCTTCGTTCCAGGGCCTCGAGGGCCCCGGGCAGATCCCCCTGCTTCTCGAGGATCACCCCCCGGTAGAAGTCGGGCTCGGGGCTGTCCGGCTCCAACTCCTCGGCTGCGTCCAGCACCTCGAGGGCCTCGGCGTAGCGCTCCAGGGCGATCAGCAGGCTGGTTTTCTCGATGTAGGCCTCGTAGAATTCGGGGTCCATTTCGAGCGCCGCCTCGAAGTCGGCCAGGGCCTCTTCGATTCGCTCCAGGCGGGCCAGCGACAACCCCCGGTTGTAGCGGTAGGTGGGCACGGAGGGCTCGCGGGCCACCGCCTGGCTGTAGCCCTCCAGGGCGGCTTCGTCACGGCCCGATCCGGCCAGGGCGTAGCTGCGGCCGTTGAGGCTGCCGGCGTCGGTGGGGTTGATGGCCAGGGCCCGGTTGAAGCTCTCGATGGCCTCATCGAAACGCCCGAGACGGTTCAGCGTGTAGCCGCGATTGAAATAGACATCGGGCGAATCGGGCATGCGCCGCAGGGCCTGGTCGTACATGGCCAGGGCTTCCTCGGTACGGCCCATTTCATCCATCAGGTTGCCCATGTTGATGTAGGCCTCGGGGAAATCCGGCTGCAGCTCGAGGGAGCGCCGAAAATGGTGCAGCGCGGGCTCGTAGTCGCCGAGACGCTCCAGCAGCACCCCGTAGTTATGGTGGATGGCACCGTTGCGGGGGTCGAAACGCAGGGCCTTTTCATACAGGGCCAGGGCGGTCGCCTCGTCGTTGAGGTTGGAAGCCGCCACCGCGCAGATGTTCAGGGCCTCGATGTCGAAGGGATGCTCCTCGAGGTAGTCCTGGGCCAGGTCGAGCGCCGTATCGTTCTCTCCCCGATTGAGGGCCATCTGGGCCAGCTCGAGCTGCTCCCCCTCATCCTGCTGATCGAGAAAGTCTTCGTATTCTTCTTCCATAAAAGCGGCTCCGGATCTGCGGGGATTGCGCCGCCCCGGCGGCGCGAAAGTTGATCAATATAGCAGATATCCCACCGCATTTCACCCCTTGATCGCAGCAACGGGGAAGGAATTCACCCCTTGGACACCCCCGGGTCCCCGGCAGCGCGCAGAGCCGCCACCGTCTGCCCGCGGATGCCCCAGTTCTCCGGGGCGATGTCCTCGATCACCACGTGGGTGGAGGCCGGGTTCTTGTTGAGCACCCGGACCAGCAGGTCGGTGATCCCAGCGATCAGTTCTTCCTTTTGCGCAGCTGTGGCCCCGGCAGTCAGCTTGACGTTGACGAATGGCATGGTTCTTCCTCCTGTGGCTGGAAATAAATGGCAGCTCCTGCACTCTCCAGTATAGACCTCCCGGAGCCCGTGCGGGCCAGTCAATTTTGGGGAAACCGCGATTGGCGAACCTTCAGGCTGCGACCCGGCAGCACAGAGCCC
This window encodes:
- a CDS encoding N-acetylmuramoyl-L-alanine amidase, whose amino-acid sequence is MLRSFWVSLLLLLLASPAAAVVELALGNQAPVTINEVYMRDGVAFLPVDEVLAALQLSGKWDSVDHVYTIKTPFGNARISPGSNYLRLTERFIPLEHPPRFIDGRLRISEDFLTVHFPNLLTQSVYYRNLNPQTETLVEEQTPLDQLFALLLRKKGAGTAAPLRAVAIDPGHGGQETGALGIGAVKEKDIALGVAKRLEKLLKMNMGIPVYLSRDGDYSLSTQQRLEAAAKTDVDALIQLHAQAALSGQPQGINLVIRPQEEFAGQTVPGAQGDSMRLARRLRDAFNGQGLEVAGIYQAPLLPLGRGNLPTVLVEMGYLTNAADQALLSSPEGQERLAAALFQGVRNFAEELKETAQ
- a CDS encoding tetratricopeptide repeat protein, producing MEEEYEDFLDQQDEGEQLELAQMALNRGENDTALDLAQDYLEEHPFDIEALNICAVAASNLNDEATALALYEKALRFDPRNGAIHHNYGVLLERLGDYEPALHHFRRSLELQPDFPEAYINMGNLMDEMGRTEEALAMYDQALRRMPDSPDVYFNRGYTLNRLGRFDEAIESFNRALAINPTDAGSLNGRSYALAGSGRDEAALEGYSQAVAREPSVPTYRYNRGLSLARLERIEEALADFEAALEMDPEFYEAYIEKTSLLIALERYAEALEVLDAAEELEPDSPEPDFYRGVILEKQGDLPGALEALERSLARDPDSIYTLNNKGNVLIDLGRLDDALACFDAIIKRTARYPLAYYNRACALARKGDAEGALKALRKASKLDRHFIDDARTDPDFDPIRHTPGFLKLIGVG
- the rph gene encoding ribonuclease PH — protein: MTLPAATRKDGRAADQLRRIEFERGFTRYAEGSVLVSFGDTRVLCNATVEEGVPPFMKGEGRGWVTAEYAMLPRATHSRSPRESTRGKVGGRTHEIQRLIGRALRAVIDLEALGERTIKLDCDVIQADGGTRTASITGAYVALADAVRGLLAKGLIAASPIKEGVAAVSVGIVDGQPALDLNYDEDFRASVDMNFVVTASGRFVEVQGTAEEEPFSGEELDALRDLALSGCRELSALQRLALED
- a CDS encoding tautomerase family protein; this translates as MPFVNVKLTAGATAAQKEELIAGITDLLVRVLNKNPASTHVVIEDIAPENWGIRGQTVAALRAAGDPGVSKG
- a CDS encoding DUF547 domain-containing protein, yielding MITARSLWLALLAAGLLLMAVPDAPAAPRPELWPRWQAHDPASNQRVNHAAWGGFLKRYLVTDHPSGIHRLRYREVSEEDRQGLASYLEHLQQVAVSTLNREEQKAYWINLYNALTVKVVLDHYPVDSIRDIDISPGFFSDGPWDAQLLLIEGERLSLNDIEHRILRPVFVDNRVHYALNCASLGCPNLQPRPFSAANLERLLEEGARAYVNHPRGVRLEGERLVVSSIYEWFQVDFGGSVQGVLQHLIGFADPPLGERLRDHSGGFADDYDWALNE
- a CDS encoding XTP/dITP diphosphatase; amino-acid sequence: MELVVATRNQGKLKEIRRLLEDSGIMVKGLDAFPELPEVVEDGDSFEANASKKAREVCAATGRLTLADDSGLVVEALGGAPGVYSARYAGEQASDADNNRRLLDELAGVPAEKRQGAFFCAMALCGPDGDCRLFHGRVQGVLLDAARGAGGFGYDPLFLVPEYGKTMAELPLEIKNRISHRGQALRQALDYLKSLP
- the larA gene encoding nickel-dependent lactate racemase, which codes for MMDVRLKYGTEGLPLRLPETPNFQGVLTPAEASPLDDGAAAVRSALAAPIDSPPLTRLARGRRDAVIVISDITRPVPNSLILPPILADLEAAGIRREAITILVATGIHRPNEGAELERLVGPEVAAGYRIINHFSKRDADMVQVGLIGDGVPAYVNRHYVDADLKILTGFIEPHMWAGFSGGRKSILPGISSLRTLEYMHGPEMVAHPGTRYGVLDGNPFHEAALAIMEQAGADFIVNVTLDTAKRLTGVFAGHPVQAHLRGVEFLSRFCVRTLDAPLDFVVTTNAGAPLDCNLYQTSKGISGVAGATREGGVILIATECLEGFGSEEYREVFEHATTPAEFIGKLMRKEFFIPDQWCAQETYQVMLKNDIWIYTRGIDAETLRRFHFHPVSSIETAVEELLWRFGQGARWAVVPDGPLVILQTG
- a CDS encoding DHH family phosphoesterase, translating into MPTDLTWSSEFSEKFIEWMRGKGRVLIVAHDNPDPDSLASAMALKHLVLVKTGQEATIAFGGVIGRGENRVMVEKLEIQAVPLDTLDLNQYKVVCMVDTQPGTGNNSFPAERDVHLVIDHHQARDICRTCRWTDIREDYGASATILFEYLQAQKVSISTRLATILFYAIKSETQDLGRDWCRADREAYLHLLPLVNNHILFEIIHPPVPRDYFLYFCKAISNARTYGDVLVFNLYDIDNPDMVAEMADFLLRADDIRVVLGMARFHGTGILSFRTLSHRIHAGDVMRTVVDGLGTAGGHGMIAGGQIPGEEGSLSAQRALEKDLTRRLLKVLGRPLTRARRLVRNR
- a CDS encoding heavy metal translocating P-type ATPase, yielding MSVEQIVLPVQGMSCQKCVRKLTEALQVLGGVESAEVSLEQRQALVRFDQARLDRAQVEAAIVAAGFRVAEDAPDEAPAPPSPKPTPAASPVASRRATLLLKGMTCANCANTIEKGVAGMPGVVSASVNFAAEKLAVEFDPARLQIPDILHKVEDLGYRARQTGAGGSDGKLSFAIRGMHCASCAGTIEKKLGALEGMRSVRINFAEDTGSVEFDPRRLDREAIFQAVEDAGYTPLVSRDAAEEAGEARIQRNWLIFAAALSLPIMPLMWTGPFGAATGYLNALLATIVQFSAGLTFYRGAWKSLKNRAANMDVLVAMGISAAYGYSVLALFHLFGVGGEVFFETSAMLITFIRFGKWLEARAKGKASQALKKLLQLQADRALLLVDGKEQEVPASRVQVGDLVVVRPGEKVPVDGEVVEGESAVDESMVTGESVPVDKESGSPVTGATLNRTGRLLVKATRVGEETVLAQIVRMVEEAQGDKAPIQRLADAVSNWFVPAVVGVALLTFVAWYGMFGAEFLFAFKMAIAVLVIACPCALGLATPTAIMVGSAVGLSAGILFKRASVLENISRLQVVLLDKTGTLTRGEFSVTDLHPASGVAEDELLRIAAAAEAASSHPLARAVVRRAEEDGLAPPAVSGVEEVGGHGLICTLEGERVLAGSHRLMEREGVDVAAFAAPAEQLAGQGKSLVYIAREGAPLGVVALADTLKENAADTIERLRALGLKTVMITGDRRAAAAAVAGQLGLDGVEAEVLPGDKLEVVRGYQQQGHFVGMVGDGINDAPALAQADIGIAIGSGTDVAKETGDIILVKGDIRDVERGIRLGRKTLVKIKQNLFWAFVYNVVGIPVAAGVLFPAFGIVLKPEFAGLAMAFSSVSVVTNSLLLKRYARRL
- a CDS encoding TIGR00725 family protein encodes the protein MERRTANPKPRLIIGVIGAANPSEQGYAAAREVGRRIAEAGAVLVCGGLGGVMEAACRGCVEAGGETLGILPGAGAEQANPWVTLAVPTNMGHARNVIIAHTARALIAVEGEFGTLSEMAIGLKLERPVAALGSWPGLPGAVYCDTPEQAVRSVLERLGCCNDHEGG